In Niveispirillum cyanobacteriorum, the following proteins share a genomic window:
- a CDS encoding coniferyl aldehyde dehydrogenase yields the protein MADAVIEFPTGQVRQRLSGAADKRLHAAFAQLRAGWRRDAGLSPERRDEALDHLGRALVKYQAALVEAVSQDFGSRSPHETRLADIHASLSAIRFAHRHFHRWMRPRRVGVALPFLPGRARVQPMPLGVVGIISPWNYPIQLALVPLVAAIAAGNRVLLKPSERTPRTSSLLERLLAEVFDPSEVAVVTGDVDMAQAITHLPLDHLLFTGSTGAGRQVMRAASDALVPITLELGGKSPAIIGPGYDLEQAAGRIAVGKLLNAGQTCIAPDYVLVPHGRELEFVEHFERAVTRLYPRLGDNPDYTSIISDVQYERLLGLIDDARRRGAHARFINPAGEALEPARRKLAPTLLWQVPEDADILRQEIFGPVLPILPYTALEETVGIVNSRPRPLALYLFSHRKLDVDFVLARTRAGGVTLNDTLLHAAQDALPFGGIGESGMGAYHGEAGFRTFSHEQPVFRASRFSAARLIRPPYGDRIDRILRWLIR from the coding sequence ATGGCCGATGCGGTCATCGAGTTCCCGACAGGGCAGGTGCGTCAGCGTCTATCGGGCGCTGCCGACAAGCGCCTGCACGCCGCCTTTGCCCAGTTGCGCGCCGGCTGGCGCCGCGATGCCGGCCTGTCGCCCGAACGGCGTGATGAGGCGCTGGACCATCTGGGCCGCGCCTTGGTGAAATATCAGGCAGCCCTGGTGGAGGCCGTGTCGCAGGATTTCGGCAGCCGGTCCCCGCACGAGACGCGGCTTGCCGATATCCATGCCAGCCTGTCGGCCATCCGCTTCGCCCACCGGCATTTTCATCGCTGGATGCGGCCCCGCCGCGTGGGCGTGGCCCTGCCCTTCCTGCCGGGCCGCGCACGGGTACAGCCGATGCCCCTAGGCGTGGTGGGGATCATCAGTCCCTGGAACTACCCCATCCAACTGGCCCTGGTGCCGCTGGTCGCCGCCATTGCCGCCGGTAACCGCGTACTGCTGAAGCCGTCGGAACGCACCCCGCGCACCAGCAGCCTGCTGGAACGGCTGCTGGCAGAAGTATTCGACCCGTCGGAGGTGGCGGTGGTGACGGGGGATGTGGACATGGCGCAGGCGATCACCCACCTGCCCCTGGACCATCTGCTATTCACCGGATCCACCGGGGCAGGACGGCAGGTGATGCGGGCGGCGTCCGATGCACTGGTCCCCATCACCCTGGAACTGGGCGGCAAATCGCCGGCCATCATCGGCCCCGGCTATGATCTGGAACAGGCGGCGGGACGCATTGCTGTCGGCAAGCTGCTGAATGCCGGCCAGACCTGTATCGCACCCGATTACGTACTGGTGCCGCACGGGCGGGAACTGGAGTTCGTGGAGCATTTTGAGCGCGCGGTGACGCGGCTTTACCCACGGCTAGGCGACAACCCGGATTACACATCCATCATCAGCGACGTACAGTATGAGCGCTTGCTGGGCCTGATTGACGATGCCAGACGGCGGGGTGCCCATGCGCGCTTCATCAATCCGGCAGGCGAAGCGCTGGAACCGGCGCGGCGCAAGCTGGCCCCGACCCTGCTGTGGCAGGTACCGGAAGATGCTGACATCCTGCGGCAGGAGATTTTCGGACCCGTCCTGCCCATCCTGCCCTATACGGCGCTAGAGGAGACGGTGGGCATCGTGAACAGCCGTCCACGCCCCCTGGCGCTCTACCTGTTCAGCCATCGCAAACTGGATGTGGATTTCGTGCTGGCCCGCACACGGGCCGGCGGCGTTACGTTAAACGACACGTTGCTCCACGCGGCCCAGGATGCGTTGCCCTTTGGCGGCATTGGGGAAAGCGGCATGGGCGCTTATCATGGGGAGGCCGGTTTCCGGACCTTCAGCCATGAACAGCCCGTTTTCAGGGCCAGCCGGTTCAGTGCCGCCCGCCTGATCCGCCCCCCCTATGGCGACCGGATCGACCGGATCCTGCGCTGGCTGATCCGGTGA
- a CDS encoding N-formylglutamate amidohydrolase, whose amino-acid sequence MDIASPTLLTAADPAPVRILNQNASSPLLLVCDHAGKAVPAALHGLGVHDAELDRHIGWDIGAAAVTEGLARRLDARAVLSVYSRLVVDCNRWPDSPTLMPAISDGTPVPANQDLSDTARALRMEALYQPYHDAITAERARIQAQGQVPVLISIHSFTPQMNGFQRPWQVGVLWNRDGRLALPMLAAFRAEGDLTVGDNEPYSARTGTDFTIIHHGEAANLPVLMLEIRQDLIADAGGADAWAERLARLLPGVIAAAGC is encoded by the coding sequence ATGGATATCGCCTCCCCCACCTTGTTGACCGCCGCCGATCCGGCGCCCGTCCGCATCCTGAACCAGAACGCATCCAGCCCCCTGCTGCTGGTCTGTGACCATGCCGGCAAGGCGGTGCCAGCGGCCCTGCATGGGCTGGGGGTGCATGATGCGGAACTGGACCGGCATATCGGCTGGGATATCGGTGCGGCGGCGGTGACAGAGGGTCTAGCCCGACGTCTGGACGCGCGGGCGGTGCTGTCGGTCTATTCCCGGCTGGTCGTGGATTGCAACCGCTGGCCCGACAGCCCGACCCTGATGCCCGCCATCAGCGATGGCACGCCGGTCCCCGCCAACCAGGATCTGTCAGACACGGCCCGCGCCCTGCGCATGGAGGCCCTGTACCAACCCTATCATGACGCCATCACGGCGGAACGCGCGCGCATCCAGGCACAGGGGCAGGTACCCGTCCTGATCTCCATCCACAGCTTCACGCCGCAGATGAACGGATTCCAGCGGCCTTGGCAGGTGGGCGTATTGTGGAACCGCGACGGGCGGCTGGCCTTGCCCATGCTGGCGGCATTTCGGGCCGAGGGCGACCTGACCGTCGGCGACAATGAACCCTACAGCGCCCGCACCGGCACTGATTTCACCATCATCCACCATGGAGAGGCGGCGAACCTGCCCGTGCTGATGCTGGAAATCCGTCAGGACCTGATCGCGGATGCAGGCGGTGCCGATGCCTGGGCGGAACGGCTAGCCCGCCTGCTGCCGGGCGTCATCGCGGCCGCTGGGTGCTGA
- a CDS encoding DUF1244 domain-containing protein, giving the protein MDDQTRIELEAAAFRRLLAHLQTRTDVQNIDLMNLAGFCRNCLSKWYRAAADEKGVAVSDAEAREHVYGMPYDEWKAKHQREATAEQKAAFLQANAH; this is encoded by the coding sequence ATGGACGACCAGACCCGTATCGAGCTTGAAGCCGCAGCTTTCCGCCGTTTGCTGGCACATTTGCAGACCCGCACCGATGTTCAGAATATCGATCTGATGAATCTGGCGGGTTTCTGCCGGAACTGCCTGTCGAAATGGTACCGCGCCGCCGCCGATGAAAAGGGCGTGGCCGTCAGCGATGCCGAGGCGCGCGAGCATGTCTATGGCATGCCCTACGATGAATGGAAGGCCAAGCACCAGCGTGAAGCCACCGCCGAACAGAAGGCCGCGTTCCTGCAGGCCAACGCCCACTGA
- a CDS encoding DJ-1/PfpI family protein has product MTEQLLAGKNIAILVANGFEELEMTEPQRALLKAGAKPKVISPEQGLVNGWHGAAWGHYFPTDRHVGEVLAADFDLLVLPGGDRSVAKLATNPHTRRIIGSFVDSGKGIVAFGKGVELLALVERIKGRTVTGADSARAALEAAGAKWSDDEIVQDRFLLTAKSNEDMSGLIDAMLRNFTAAVEQRKVAA; this is encoded by the coding sequence TTGACTGAACAACTGCTTGCCGGAAAGAACATCGCCATTCTCGTGGCCAATGGCTTCGAAGAGCTGGAGATGACCGAGCCGCAGCGCGCCCTGCTGAAGGCCGGCGCCAAGCCGAAGGTGATTTCGCCCGAACAGGGCTTGGTGAATGGCTGGCACGGCGCCGCCTGGGGCCATTACTTCCCGACCGACCGTCATGTCGGTGAAGTGCTGGCCGCCGATTTCGACCTGCTGGTCCTGCCGGGTGGCGACCGTTCGGTGGCCAAGCTGGCGACCAACCCGCATACTCGCCGCATCATTGGCAGCTTCGTCGACAGCGGCAAGGGCATCGTTGCCTTCGGCAAGGGCGTTGAGCTGCTGGCCTTGGTGGAGCGTATCAAGGGCCGTACCGTGACCGGCGCCGACAGCGCCCGCGCCGCCCTGGAAGCCGCTGGCGCCAAGTGGTCGGACGACGAGATCGTCCAGGACCGCTTCCTGCTGACGGCCAAGAGCAATGAGGACATGTCGGGCCTGATCGATGCCATGCTGCGGAACTTCACCGCCGCCGTCGAACAGCGCAAGGTGGCCGCCTGA
- a CDS encoding glutathione S-transferase family protein codes for MYRLYGNSGMANLAPHMALETIGAPYEMVRVDTASKEHQGATYLRLNPTGRVPVLVDGEQPIFETAAILLHLADRHPDAGLMPPVGTVERGLAYQWLIHLTNSVQVAYLAYYYPERQVADAALADSVRQAAEVRAGELFDLLDKALAGRDWLTADRPGIVDFMLLMLTRWGRNFAGRPPRLLPNIGTHAARTAALPAVIRAFEQEGLTQPWY; via the coding sequence ATGTACAGGCTTTATGGCAATTCCGGCATGGCCAACCTTGCCCCGCACATGGCACTGGAAACCATTGGCGCGCCATACGAGATGGTGCGGGTGGACACCGCCTCGAAGGAACATCAGGGGGCGACTTATCTGCGCCTGAACCCCACGGGACGCGTGCCGGTGCTGGTGGATGGGGAACAGCCCATCTTTGAAACGGCAGCCATCCTGCTGCATCTGGCCGACCGCCATCCCGACGCGGGCCTGATGCCGCCCGTGGGTACGGTGGAACGTGGGCTGGCCTATCAATGGCTGATCCACCTGACAAACTCGGTTCAGGTCGCCTATCTGGCCTATTATTACCCCGAGCGGCAGGTCGCGGACGCGGCCCTTGCCGACAGCGTGAGGCAGGCGGCGGAGGTGCGGGCTGGGGAATTGTTCGATCTGCTAGACAAGGCGCTGGCGGGGCGGGACTGGCTGACGGCCGACAGGCCGGGTATCGTGGATTTCATGCTGCTGATGCTGACGCGCTGGGGCCGCAATTTTGCGGGGCGTCCGCCGCGCCTGCTGCCCAATATCGGCACCCATGCCGCGCGTACCGCCGCCTTGCCTGCCGTCATCCGGGCGTTTGAACAGGAGGGGTTGACCCAACCCTGGTACTGA
- the mtgA gene encoding monofunctional biosynthetic peptidoglycan transglycosylase, translated as MAQDKRWNMRHIVRVAAFGLAGLIGFSILWVLAYALLPVPATPLMVIRTLGGADWNHSWRSMDRISPHLARAVIGAEDSRFCDHMGVDLDAVEKALERNQTHQRVRGGSTISQQVAKNAFLWPDRSWLRKGVELWFTMLVETFWSKRRILEVYLNIVEWAPGAYGAEAASRYWFGKGAEALTPREAALLAAILPSPLKWKANPPGRYVAGRAGTLQQRMEIVRRDGLDDCALP; from the coding sequence ATGGCCCAGGACAAGCGATGGAATATGCGGCACATCGTGCGGGTGGCGGCCTTCGGCCTCGCCGGGCTCATCGGCTTTTCCATCCTGTGGGTCCTGGCCTATGCCCTGCTGCCTGTGCCGGCCACGCCGCTGATGGTGATCCGCACCCTGGGCGGGGCCGACTGGAACCATTCCTGGCGGTCCATGGACCGGATCAGCCCACATCTGGCCCGCGCCGTTATCGGGGCGGAGGATAGCCGCTTCTGCGACCATATGGGCGTGGACCTGGATGCGGTCGAAAAGGCGCTGGAGCGCAACCAGACCCATCAGCGTGTGCGTGGCGGCAGCACCATCAGCCAGCAGGTGGCCAAGAACGCCTTTCTGTGGCCCGACCGGTCCTGGCTGCGCAAGGGCGTGGAACTCTGGTTCACCATGCTGGTGGAGACCTTCTGGTCCAAGCGCCGCATCCTGGAGGTCTATCTCAACATCGTGGAATGGGCCCCCGGCGCCTATGGCGCGGAGGCGGCATCACGATACTGGTTCGGCAAGGGGGCAGAGGCCTTGACCCCGCGTGAGGCCGCCCTTCTGGCCGCCATCCTGCCAAGCCCCCTGAAATGGAAGGCAAACCCACCCGGCCGCTATGTCGCGGGTCGTGCCGGCACATTGCAGCAACGGATGGAGATTGTACGCCGCGACGGGCTGGATGATTGCGCGCTGCCGTGA
- a CDS encoding helix-turn-helix transcriptional regulator: MKLPVPPFEDPAADQRHLLGAFLRDRRGRLDPVVLGLAVTGRRRTAGLRREEVAADAGISATWLTWLEQGRDIQASPQALDRLARTLRLTGAERAYLFQLSGRRDPRQPDPGQDDGGACARLRDAVAAITVPAYALDHRLDLLAWNGAAADLFAGWLDEPGPHNLLRYLFLDPAAKKLLVDWPGRAARVLAEFRVDHGRHLADTGLTALIAELRAGSAEFAARWAGADIRGREGGERLFQHPVHGLRRYRQMTLSVETRPDLRLVMLLPD; the protein is encoded by the coding sequence ATGAAGCTGCCTGTCCCGCCCTTTGAGGATCCCGCCGCCGACCAGCGCCACCTGCTGGGTGCCTTTCTGCGCGACCGGCGCGGGCGGCTGGACCCGGTGGTGCTGGGGCTGGCCGTGACGGGGCGGCGGCGCACCGCCGGCCTGCGGCGAGAGGAAGTGGCCGCGGATGCCGGGATCAGCGCCACCTGGCTGACCTGGCTGGAACAGGGCCGTGATATCCAGGCCTCGCCCCAGGCGCTGGACCGACTGGCCCGCACCCTGCGCCTGACGGGGGCGGAACGGGCCTATCTGTTCCAGCTGTCGGGCCGCCGCGACCCACGGCAGCCCGACCCCGGACAGGATGATGGCGGGGCCTGTGCCCGGCTGCGCGATGCGGTGGCGGCCATCACGGTGCCGGCCTATGCGCTGGATCACCGCCTGGACCTGTTGGCCTGGAACGGTGCGGCGGCGGACCTGTTTGCAGGCTGGCTGGATGAGCCGGGTCCGCATAATCTGCTGCGCTACCTGTTCCTGGACCCGGCGGCGAAGAAGCTGCTGGTGGATTGGCCGGGGCGCGCAGCCCGCGTGCTGGCCGAATTCCGGGTCGATCATGGCCGGCATTTGGCGGATACGGGGCTGACCGCCCTGATTGCGGAACTGCGCGCCGGCAGTGCCGAATTCGCCGCCCGCTGGGCCGGGGCCGATATCAGGGGGCGGGAAGGGGGCGAACGGCTGTTCCAGCATCCCGTCCATGGCCTTCGGCGCTATCGTCAGATGACTCTGTCGGTGGAAACCAGACCCGACCTGCGTCTGGTCATGCTGCTGCCGGATTAA
- a CDS encoding class I SAM-dependent methyltransferase, protein MNAQSDSQHDLVTQQFGPRADAYVNSPTHAAGPDLTALQSLLRGAPVADFLDLGCGGGHVSFHAAPFAERVTAYDLSDAMLAAVAAGAGQRGLANITTRQGRAEVLPFADASFDMVVSRYSAHHWRHVAPAMEEAARVLRPGGICVMMDVYAPADPLLDTYLQTIEMVRDPSHVRNYSLAEWRSLLSAAGLTPQAPQTFRLPLGFQSWVDRINTPTLHRPALLSLQAGAATEVKEHFAIQPDGSFTLDTMLIISIKENSVLAS, encoded by the coding sequence ATGAATGCCCAGTCCGACAGCCAGCACGACCTTGTTACACAGCAGTTCGGTCCCCGCGCCGACGCCTATGTCAATAGCCCCACCCACGCCGCCGGCCCCGACCTGACGGCGCTGCAATCGCTGCTGCGGGGGGCACCCGTGGCGGATTTTCTGGATCTTGGCTGCGGCGGCGGGCATGTCAGCTTCCATGCTGCCCCCTTCGCGGAACGAGTCACGGCTTATGATCTGTCAGATGCGATGCTGGCAGCGGTGGCGGCGGGTGCCGGGCAGCGCGGGCTTGCCAACATCACCACGCGACAGGGCCGGGCGGAGGTTCTGCCCTTCGCTGATGCCAGCTTCGACATGGTGGTCAGCCGTTACAGCGCCCATCACTGGCGCCATGTCGCCCCCGCCATGGAAGAGGCGGCACGCGTGCTGCGGCCCGGCGGCATCTGCGTGATGATGGATGTCTATGCGCCTGCCGATCCCTTGCTGGACACCTACCTCCAGACCATCGAAATGGTGCGCGACCCCAGCCATGTGCGCAATTACAGCCTAGCCGAATGGCGATCCCTGCTGTCCGCCGCCGGCCTGACGCCGCAGGCGCCGCAGACCTTCCGTCTGCCGCTGGGTTTCCAGTCGTGGGTGGACCGGATCAACACCCCGACCCTCCATCGTCCGGCCCTTCTGTCCTTACAGGCAGGGGCGGCGACGGAGGTGAAGGAGCATTTCGCCATCCAGCCGGACGGCAGCTTTACCCTGGACACGATGCTGATCATTTCCATTAAGGAAAATTCAGTGCTTGCCTCTTGA
- a CDS encoding sensor histidine kinase, which yields MLILALLAGVLLGAVLLWSHASERVRAFEMAMNSQIRTRAGSLDMQMRVAVGHLEALRQRAEFFYAEYPAPEDVPASSLLTAFLASNPRGDARQGYSLDRLPPPYLVDQIGNIAALPSGDIPANPVLSRPDEAGWRQEAAMAVQLLPLMAVTQKVVPEARRLVYASLSGMLAIHPWVESRQADLLSQVGTLPAFVNAAPAANPMAGPVWTLSGREGDFPDSAMLALPLTLQGRYAGALGIDIPVAGLRDALGAVQRVESMLLLVDQAGNVITGSSRNQEKPLPRSITDILPPGASLVAGPDGMISHGFFNSHIVAIPLKQAPWRVVYVAPPGASLLPILTDVLISVAGFVAAVLVVVFVARRLMLRALAVRDTAAMAEREARAEAERALADLRAAHDELDFLNREKTRFFSLISHDLRGPFNSMLGMTQELADHAPKMKPEEVADFARTVHEMARKVFELLENLLQWSRVQMSGTPFAPTIFPMREVVSDSIRDVASAAQAKEITILDAAGDRWVLADRTMILAVLRNLMMNAVKFSHQGGVVHVTSRALGDRLEVAVTDKGVGMEPAQLELALRGGPKASRPGTQGETGTGLGLTLVRDLVLRHGGELKLESNPGRGTIASFTIPLSTDPAETRRLMQRAAD from the coding sequence ATGCTGATTCTTGCCCTGTTGGCCGGCGTCCTGCTCGGGGCCGTCCTGTTATGGTCACATGCCAGCGAGCGTGTCCGTGCCTTTGAGATGGCGATGAATAGCCAGATCCGCACCCGCGCCGGTTCGCTGGATATGCAGATGCGCGTGGCGGTCGGCCATCTGGAGGCACTGCGTCAGCGCGCTGAGTTCTTCTATGCCGAATATCCTGCACCCGAAGATGTGCCCGCCAGCAGCCTTCTGACCGCGTTCCTGGCCAGCAATCCGCGTGGCGATGCCAGACAGGGCTATTCCCTGGACCGGCTACCCCCACCCTATCTGGTGGATCAGATCGGGAATATCGCGGCCCTCCCGTCCGGCGATATTCCCGCCAATCCCGTACTGTCCCGCCCAGATGAGGCCGGATGGCGGCAGGAGGCGGCCATGGCGGTGCAGCTTCTGCCGCTGATGGCTGTCACCCAGAAGGTGGTGCCGGAGGCGCGGCGGCTGGTCTATGCCTCCCTGTCGGGCATGCTGGCCATCCATCCCTGGGTGGAAAGCCGTCAGGCCGATCTGCTGTCGCAGGTGGGCACGCTGCCGGCCTTCGTGAATGCCGCCCCCGCCGCCAACCCCATGGCCGGGCCTGTCTGGACCTTGTCGGGCCGTGAAGGCGATTTCCCCGACAGCGCCATGCTAGCTCTGCCCTTGACGCTGCAAGGGCGTTATGCGGGGGCATTGGGCATCGACATCCCTGTTGCCGGCCTGCGTGATGCGCTGGGCGCCGTGCAGCGGGTGGAAAGCATGCTGCTGCTGGTGGATCAGGCGGGCAATGTCATCACCGGTTCTTCCCGAAATCAGGAAAAACCGCTGCCCCGCAGCATCACCGACATCCTGCCGCCCGGCGCCAGCTTGGTGGCCGGGCCTGATGGGATGATCAGCCACGGCTTCTTCAATAGCCATATTGTGGCCATCCCGTTGAAGCAGGCGCCCTGGCGCGTTGTCTATGTAGCCCCTCCCGGTGCCTCCCTACTGCCGATCCTGACGGATGTACTGATCTCTGTCGCAGGCTTCGTGGCGGCGGTTCTGGTGGTGGTGTTCGTGGCGCGGCGTCTGATGCTGCGGGCCCTGGCCGTTCGCGATACGGCCGCCATGGCGGAACGCGAGGCGCGCGCAGAAGCCGAACGCGCCTTGGCCGACCTGCGCGCCGCCCATGATGAACTGGATTTCCTGAACAGGGAGAAGACGCGCTTCTTCTCCTTGATCTCCCATGATCTGCGCGGGCCGTTCAATTCCATGCTGGGCATGACCCAGGAACTGGCCGATCACGCGCCCAAGATGAAGCCGGAAGAGGTGGCGGATTTCGCCCGCACCGTCCATGAAATGGCGCGCAAGGTGTTCGAGTTGCTGGAAAACCTGCTGCAATGGTCACGGGTGCAGATGTCGGGCACGCCGTTTGCCCCTACCATCTTCCCCATGCGCGAGGTGGTGAGCGATTCCATTCGCGATGTGGCGTCTGCCGCCCAGGCCAAGGAGATTACCATCCTGGATGCCGCCGGTGACCGCTGGGTCTTGGCCGACCGCACCATGATCCTGGCGGTGCTGCGCAATCTGATGATGAATGCCGTGAAGTTCAGTCACCAGGGCGGCGTGGTGCATGTGACCAGCCGCGCGCTGGGTGACCGTCTGGAGGTGGCTGTCACCGACAAGGGTGTCGGCATGGAGCCGGCGCAGCTTGAACTGGCCTTGCGCGGCGGTCCTAAAGCCAGCCGGCCGGGAACGCAGGGCGAAACCGGTACCGGTCTGGGCCTGACGCTGGTCCGCGATCTGGTTCTGCGCCATGGCGGCGAACTGAAGCTGGAAAGCAATCCTGGCCGCGGCACCATCGCCAGCTTCACCATCCCGCTTTCCACCGACCCGGCAGAGACACGGCGCCTGATGCAGCGCGCGGCGGATTAA
- a CDS encoding dioxygenase family protein, producing the protein MARLPSIFISHGSPMLALEPDAPAHRFLKGLGGMVERPKAILAVSAHWETTRPALSLSPRPATIHDFRGFPPALYAMQYPAPGAPALAERAAGLLAAQGLDPALVADRGLDHGAWTPLSLAWPDADIPVTQLSVQPHLSAAHHATVGAALRPLRDEGVLILGSGSFSHNLMEFRGQDPDAPSPAWVTVFADWMRQALLEGRHDDLLAWDQLAPEARRNHPTPEHLWPLYSALGAATPDTPARLLHSSTDRAILAMDAFAFD; encoded by the coding sequence ATGGCCCGATTGCCTTCCATCTTCATCTCCCATGGTTCGCCCATGCTGGCCCTGGAACCCGACGCCCCTGCCCACCGCTTTCTGAAGGGGCTGGGCGGCATGGTGGAACGGCCAAAGGCAATCCTGGCCGTTTCGGCGCATTGGGAGACAACACGGCCCGCCCTGTCCCTGTCACCCCGTCCGGCGACCATCCATGACTTCCGGGGCTTCCCGCCCGCCCTCTATGCCATGCAGTACCCCGCCCCCGGGGCACCGGCTCTGGCGGAACGCGCGGCGGGCCTGCTGGCGGCACAGGGGCTTGATCCGGCCCTGGTAGCCGACCGTGGGCTGGACCATGGCGCCTGGACGCCGCTCAGCCTCGCGTGGCCCGATGCGGATATCCCCGTCACACAATTGTCGGTACAGCCGCACCTGTCCGCCGCCCACCACGCCACCGTGGGCGCGGCCCTGCGCCCCCTGCGGGACGAAGGGGTGCTGATCCTGGGGTCCGGCAGCTTCAGCCATAATCTGATGGAGTTCAGGGGCCAGGACCCCGATGCGCCGTCTCCCGCCTGGGTGACGGTCTTTGCCGACTGGATGCGTCAGGCGCTGCTGGAAGGCCGCCACGACGATCTTCTTGCCTGGGACCAACTGGCACCGGAGGCCCGACGCAACCACCCCACGCCCGAACATCTCTGGCCGCTCTACAGCGCGCTGGGCGCCGCCACACCGGACACGCCAGCCCGCCTGCTGCACAGCAGTACCGACCGCGCCATCCTGGCCATGGATGCGTTCGCCTTTGATTGA
- the hppD gene encoding 4-hydroxyphenylpyruvate dioxygenase encodes MADGGTARVENGQIVGDLWDNPMGTDGFEFVEYTAEDTAALDSLFTVLGFTKVARHRSKNVTLYRQGGINFIVNGEKDSMAQQFARDHGPSACAMAFRVKDAAFAHRRALELGAKDVKGSVGPMELNIPAIEGIGGSLIYLVDRHRSAASIYDIDFVPVDGVDQNPVGCGLVEVDHLTHNVHRGRMDHWYDFYAKLFNFRQIRYFDIEGKLTGLKSRALTAPCGKIRIPINESAGVEGRVDQIEEYLREYKGEGIQHIALSTNDIIKTFDALKANGVTFMTPPPGTYYDMLEERLPGHGQPTEELRARGILLDGAPGGGLLLQIFTSTVIGPIFFEIIQRKGDDGFGEGNFRALFESIERDQVERGVLSAD; translated from the coding sequence ATGGCGGACGGCGGCACGGCGCGCGTGGAAAACGGCCAGATCGTGGGCGATCTGTGGGACAATCCCATGGGCACCGATGGCTTTGAATTCGTGGAATACACGGCTGAGGATACGGCGGCGCTGGACAGCCTGTTCACCGTTCTGGGCTTCACCAAGGTCGCCCGCCACCGGTCCAAGAATGTGACCCTGTACCGCCAGGGTGGCATCAACTTCATCGTCAATGGCGAGAAGGACAGCATGGCGCAGCAGTTTGCGCGCGACCATGGGCCCAGCGCCTGTGCCATGGCCTTCCGCGTGAAGGATGCCGCGTTTGCCCATCGCCGCGCCCTGGAACTGGGCGCCAAGGATGTGAAGGGTTCTGTCGGCCCGATGGAACTGAACATCCCCGCCATCGAAGGCATCGGCGGCAGCCTGATTTATCTGGTGGACCGCCACCGGTCCGCCGCCTCCATCTATGATATCGACTTCGTGCCAGTGGACGGTGTGGATCAGAACCCGGTCGGCTGTGGCCTGGTTGAGGTTGATCACCTGACCCACAATGTCCATCGCGGCCGCATGGATCATTGGTACGACTTCTACGCCAAGCTGTTCAATTTCCGGCAGATCCGCTACTTCGACATCGAAGGCAAGCTGACGGGCCTGAAAAGCCGGGCGCTGACGGCACCGTGCGGCAAGATTCGTATCCCGATCAATGAGAGTGCGGGCGTCGAAGGCCGCGTCGACCAGATCGAGGAATATCTGCGCGAATATAAGGGCGAGGGCATCCAGCACATCGCCCTGTCGACCAACGACATCATCAAGACCTTCGACGCGCTGAAGGCCAACGGCGTCACCTTCATGACCCCGCCGCCCGGCACCTATTATGACATGCTGGAAGAGCGTCTGCCCGGCCATGGCCAGCCGACGGAAGAGCTGCGGGCGCGCGGCATCCTGCTGGATGGTGCGCCCGGCGGCGGCCTGCTGCTGCAGATCTTCACCAGCACGGTGATTGGCCCGATCTTCTTTGAGATCATTCAGCGCAAGGGCGATGACGGCTTCGGCGAGGGCAATTTCCGCGCCCTGTTCGAAAGCATCGAGCGCGATCAGGTGGAACGCGGCGTACTGTCTGCCGATTAA
- a CDS encoding Lrp/AsnC family transcriptional regulator — MGSIGLDAADIRILAALQRNGRLSNVDLADQVGLSPSPCLRRVRDLEEQGYIQGYTAILDRKKLGMGVVAFVEVKIDQNAEGDADFRRGILLLPEVISCFVMTGTMDYLLQVIVEDLDSFADLSMRKLLSIKGVKEVRSSFVLDVVKHSTAVPLPKPT, encoded by the coding sequence ATGGGTAGCATTGGTTTAGACGCGGCAGATATCCGCATACTTGCTGCATTGCAGCGCAATGGCCGCCTATCCAATGTCGATCTGGCCGATCAGGTGGGATTGTCGCCCAGCCCCTGCTTGCGCCGGGTGCGCGACCTGGAGGAACAGGGCTATATCCAGGGCTATACCGCCATCCTGGACCGCAAGAAGCTGGGCATGGGTGTCGTCGCCTTTGTCGAGGTGAAGATCGACCAGAATGCCGAAGGCGACGCCGATTTCCGGCGCGGCATCCTTCTGCTGCCGGAGGTGATCTCCTGCTTCGTGATGACGGGCACCATGGATTACCTGTTGCAGGTGATCGTGGAGGATCTGGACAGTTTCGCTGACCTGTCGATGCGCAAGCTGCTGTCGATCAAGGGGGTGAAGGAGGTGCGGTCCAGCTTCGTGCTGGATGTGGTGAAGCACTCCACCGCCGTGCCATTGCCGAAACCAACCTGA